The following coding sequences are from one Thermofilaceae archaeon window:
- the cysS gene encoding cysteine--tRNA ligase, with product MLRVFNTLGRRLEPFVPVHPRRVSIYVCGPTVYDYTHVGHARTYVAFDTIKRYLRLLGYDVLHVQNITDIDDKIIRRSSEEGRSWNEVADTYTRDYLDALKKLNVKVDLHPRVTEHIKDIIDFVQRLIEKGHAYVTPSGSVYFDVSTYDGYGELSGRLSRELWGQEQELVREKKNPFDFALWKAAKPGEPWWDSPWGPGRPGWHIECSTMSTKYLGEQFDIHGGGSDLIFPHHENERAQSEAALGKRPWVKYWLHTGMLTVKGEKMSKSLGNIITLKELFSRWKPEVIRLWLATVHYRSIVDFSDEALQQAQRNYERLALTAHSLRDILRKEDYSFSLSDREVRVLRRLEELRENFHNAMDDDFNSSKAFSYVYELTSIVHSEILKKPEAATVLRAYALLEEFNRVLGVLDRFFSEAPPLPIEQLIEVVIEVRKRLRASKHYEMADWIREQLAKIGIRLYDRGEETSWAFT from the coding sequence GTGTTACGAGTTTTCAATACGTTAGGAAGAAGGCTAGAGCCTTTCGTGCCAGTGCATCCGCGCCGCGTCTCCATCTACGTGTGCGGGCCAACGGTCTACGACTATACGCACGTGGGTCACGCTCGCACCTACGTGGCTTTTGATACGATCAAGAGGTATCTTAGACTGCTAGGCTACGACGTCCTGCACGTCCAGAACATAACCGATATCGATGATAAAATCATCAGGAGATCCAGCGAGGAAGGGAGGAGCTGGAACGAAGTGGCAGACACTTACACGCGCGATTACCTGGACGCGCTAAAGAAGTTGAATGTAAAGGTCGATCTGCACCCCCGCGTGACCGAGCATATAAAGGACATCATAGACTTCGTCCAACGACTTATCGAAAAGGGCCACGCGTATGTGACCCCCAGTGGTAGCGTCTATTTCGACGTAAGCACGTACGACGGGTACGGCGAGCTTAGCGGTAGGCTAAGCAGAGAGCTATGGGGTCAGGAGCAAGAGCTGGTCAGAGAAAAGAAGAATCCGTTCGACTTCGCCCTCTGGAAAGCCGCTAAGCCGGGGGAGCCGTGGTGGGATAGCCCGTGGGGCCCTGGTCGGCCAGGCTGGCACATTGAGTGCAGTACGATGTCTACGAAGTACCTGGGAGAGCAGTTCGACATACACGGGGGTGGAAGCGATCTAATCTTCCCACACCATGAAAACGAAAGAGCGCAGAGTGAGGCCGCACTGGGAAAGAGACCTTGGGTCAAGTACTGGCTGCACACGGGAATGCTTACCGTTAAGGGGGAGAAAATGTCAAAAAGCTTGGGCAACATAATAACTCTGAAAGAGCTCTTCTCGAGGTGGAAGCCAGAGGTCATCAGGCTCTGGTTGGCTACCGTGCACTATAGGAGCATTGTCGACTTCTCGGACGAAGCCCTTCAGCAGGCGCAACGCAACTACGAGAGGCTAGCTCTCACCGCCCATTCTTTACGGGATATCCTTAGGAAGGAGGATTACAGCTTCAGTCTGAGCGACAGAGAAGTACGAGTCCTCAGGAGGCTTGAGGAACTGAGGGAAAACTTCCACAACGCCATGGACGACGATTTCAACTCGAGCAAGGCCTTCAGTTACGTCTATGAATTGACATCGATCGTACACTCTGAGATCCTAAAGAAGCCTGAAGCTGCTACGGTTCTCCGTGCTTATGCGCTCCTCGAGGAGTTTAACCGGGTGCTTGGGGTTCTTGACAGGTTCTTCTCAGAAGCGCCACCCTTACCCATCGAACAATTGATAGAAGTTGTAATTGAGGTGAGAAAAAGATTGCGAGCCAGCAAACACTATGAAATGGCCGACTGGATTAGAGAGCAGTTGGCTAAAATTGGCATAAGATTGTATGATAGGGGTGAAGAGACAAGCTGGGCGTTCACCTAG
- a CDS encoding ASCH domain-containing protein → MPRPLLFSKKYLQDLLSGRKTATIRLGSVRYRPGDVTLVHCGGLVLGRVRIKSVERKKLIDLTEEDARIDGFESLRDLLVAIRQHYPNIRANTPLTVLRFEWVEKFENPCSDASFAWNYDKSPEEVAKQALEKLDDLSEEEKTVLKVFLSAGSVRGAARKLGGLSARPLVRGVLRRVAERLAERGFIERKAPQASDTDKENESRGQ, encoded by the coding sequence ATGCCTCGCCCGCTGCTATTCTCGAAGAAGTATCTGCAGGATCTCCTGAGTGGTAGAAAGACGGCTACGATCCGCTTAGGCAGCGTGAGATACAGGCCGGGAGACGTTACGCTCGTCCACTGCGGCGGCCTAGTGCTGGGTAGGGTTAGGATCAAGTCCGTTGAGCGTAAGAAGCTCATCGATTTGACGGAGGAGGATGCTCGCATCGACGGCTTCGAGAGCCTGCGCGACCTACTTGTTGCAATTCGGCAGCACTACCCAAATATCAGGGCCAACACGCCACTCACTGTATTAAGGTTTGAGTGGGTCGAGAAGTTCGAAAACCCATGCAGCGACGCAAGCTTCGCGTGGAACTACGATAAAAGCCCCGAAGAAGTGGCCAAGCAGGCCCTCGAGAAGCTGGATGATTTAAGCGAGGAGGAAAAGACTGTGCTCAAGGTCTTCCTCTCTGCGGGGAGCGTGCGTGGAGCAGCGCGCAAGCTTGGAGGCCTCTCAGCAAGGCCTCTCGTGAGAGGTGTTTTAAGGCGCGTTGCCGAACGCTTGGCAGAACGAGGCTTCATCGAAAGGAAGGCTCCACAGGCGAGCGATACCGACAAAGAGAATGAATCACGTGGGCAGTGA
- a CDS encoding ROK family protein — translation MSYVVGVDIGATYTRVVLADRDATIIDREKFATPRDSSSAPAAAIVKAVREMLKRNGIRESSLKGVGIGSIGPLDMRRGIIVRAANLPLENVPIVEPIKQALGVPAYLVNDCVAAVIGERFFGAGRGHDDLVYITISTGIGGGIYVNGHLLLGKDGNAHEIGHMVIDSEGKLVCGCGKRGHWEAYSSGSGIPKLARLIAERRPELFRMSVLASKGLSEITSKDVYDAAKRNDPFAVAVVEEAQRYNAMGVANVINVYDPSLITIGGSVALNNVDLVIRPLERLVSEYAVNRIPEIRATQLGDDIGLYGAIALALGLEKLP, via the coding sequence ATGAGTTACGTGGTGGGCGTCGACATTGGGGCAACGTACACTCGGGTTGTCCTGGCTGACAGGGACGCGACGATAATAGACCGTGAGAAGTTCGCGACACCGCGCGATAGTTCCTCAGCCCCAGCTGCGGCTATAGTCAAAGCGGTACGTGAGATGTTGAAGAGGAATGGGATTCGTGAAAGCTCTCTCAAAGGGGTCGGCATAGGATCCATCGGTCCCCTCGACATGAGGCGGGGGATCATAGTGAGGGCTGCGAACCTACCTCTCGAGAACGTTCCGATAGTGGAACCAATCAAGCAGGCGCTCGGAGTCCCGGCTTACCTAGTGAACGACTGCGTTGCAGCTGTCATCGGGGAGCGATTCTTTGGAGCCGGTAGGGGCCATGACGATCTGGTGTACATCACGATCAGTACGGGCATTGGGGGTGGTATCTACGTTAACGGACACCTACTGCTGGGGAAAGATGGAAACGCGCACGAGATCGGACACATGGTCATAGACTCTGAAGGAAAACTTGTTTGCGGATGCGGGAAAAGGGGGCACTGGGAGGCGTACTCCTCAGGTAGCGGCATACCTAAACTAGCTAGGCTCATCGCAGAGAGAAGGCCGGAGCTATTTCGGATGAGCGTGCTAGCCTCAAAGGGTCTATCGGAGATAACGTCGAAGGATGTCTACGATGCTGCTAAAAGGAACGACCCGTTCGCAGTCGCTGTCGTCGAAGAAGCTCAGCGTTACAACGCTATGGGGGTTGCTAACGTTATCAACGTTTACGATCCCTCCCTCATCACGATCGGAGGATCCGTCGCTCTGAACAACGTAGACCTCGTTATACGGCCTTTAGAGCGCTTAGTGTCAGAATACGCTGTGAATAGGATACCTGAGATACGGGCCACTCAGCTCGGCGATGATATAGGGCTTTACGGGGCTATAGCATTAGCCCTGGGTCTAGAGAAACTGCCCTGA
- a CDS encoding ATP-dependent helicase — translation MIEYATREYSKEEVLQLLHPLVAEWFNTKYEDLTPPQKLGIVPIYEGKNVLISSPTGTGKTLTAFLVVLSELIKAGFEGRLENGIHAVYVSPLRALNNDIYRNLEEPLEEIRKLSAERGIELPEIRHAVRTGDTKANDRQKMLRKPPHILITTPETLSIVLVAPKFRELLRRVRWVIVDEIHSLAESKRGVHLSLSLERLQELVGRPFVRIGLSATINPLEEVAQFLVGFDGGKPRDCVIVDARYVKRKDIKVIAPVSDLIHTPSGVLQEKLYETLYDLVMRYRTSLIFTNTRSGTERVVFHLKLVGKEKGGLDESQIMAHHGSLSRNIRHEVEEKLKAGQLKAVVSSTSLELGIDIGYIDVVLQVGSPKSVTRCLQRIGRSGHRLHDTIRGRLICVDRDDLVEVAVMVREAYRNHLDRIRIPRNALDVLAQHLMGMAIERKWSIAEAYDLVKRSYCYRDLPFSDFLNVLRYLSGKFEALENHKVYGKIWLDEKEGVFGRRGKYARVIYTLNVGTIPDEVDVKVYTVTGKYVGNIEEEFLERLVPGDRFILGGRVYEFVESRGSKAVVKPAFDLKPTVPSWFSEMLPLSYDLALKIGEFRGKIFKWLEEGKPKEEIISYIIRSCHADRNAAEAIYEYFLEMYEFLKALGVSEYPSHKVILTERYVDDRGRTYHVFHTLFGRRTNDALSRALAYLAALKAGVNVGVAVHDNGFALIYPPGVEPPVTLKNLSSDQLDALLKRALANTELLRRRFRHVASRALMVLRNYKGHEISVERQQLSAQTLLKVVMELGEEFPVLKETYREILEDYMDIEHAKEVLRNVESGKIKVVELPPLSVPSPFAYNIVLEGLSDVVLMEDKRAMMLKFREKLMKLVSAAAMTNDSIKVSSGERGRLSR, via the coding sequence ATGATTGAGTACGCTACACGGGAGTACAGCAAGGAGGAGGTCCTACAGCTTCTGCACCCGCTCGTGGCTGAGTGGTTTAACACAAAGTACGAGGATTTGACGCCTCCGCAGAAGCTGGGCATCGTCCCTATTTACGAGGGAAAGAACGTCCTCATCTCCAGCCCTACGGGTACGGGAAAGACTCTTACCGCTTTCCTGGTTGTACTTAGCGAGCTGATCAAGGCTGGTTTCGAAGGCAGGCTTGAGAACGGTATCCACGCTGTATACGTCTCTCCGCTGAGAGCCCTGAACAATGATATTTACAGGAATCTGGAGGAGCCGCTAGAGGAGATAAGGAAGCTTTCAGCAGAGAGGGGAATCGAGCTGCCAGAGATAAGGCATGCGGTTAGGACTGGCGATACTAAAGCCAACGATAGGCAGAAGATGCTGAGGAAGCCGCCCCACATACTAATTACCACCCCCGAGACGCTATCGATCGTCCTCGTCGCACCGAAGTTCAGAGAACTACTCCGGCGCGTTAGGTGGGTTATAGTCGACGAGATCCACAGCTTGGCTGAGAGCAAGCGCGGAGTGCACCTCAGTCTAAGCCTGGAGAGGCTTCAGGAGCTCGTAGGCCGCCCCTTTGTGCGCATCGGGCTTTCCGCTACGATAAACCCCCTCGAGGAAGTTGCCCAATTCCTTGTGGGGTTTGACGGGGGCAAGCCTAGAGACTGCGTGATAGTGGACGCGCGCTACGTTAAGAGGAAGGATATCAAAGTGATCGCACCTGTCTCTGACCTTATTCACACTCCATCAGGGGTGCTGCAGGAGAAACTCTACGAAACCCTTTACGATCTTGTAATGCGGTACAGGACGTCGCTAATCTTCACGAATACACGCAGCGGAACAGAGAGAGTAGTCTTCCACTTAAAGCTGGTTGGGAAGGAGAAAGGCGGGCTTGATGAGTCACAGATCATGGCGCACCACGGCTCGCTTTCCAGGAACATCAGGCACGAAGTGGAGGAAAAGCTGAAAGCGGGACAGCTTAAAGCCGTTGTAAGCTCGACCTCCCTCGAGCTCGGGATTGATATTGGTTACATCGACGTGGTTCTGCAGGTGGGATCCCCTAAATCTGTAACCCGGTGCCTACAAAGGATCGGTAGGAGCGGACACAGGCTTCACGATACGATCAGAGGGAGGCTCATCTGTGTTGACCGCGACGACCTCGTCGAGGTAGCGGTGATGGTGAGGGAGGCCTACAGGAACCATCTCGACAGGATCAGAATCCCCCGCAACGCGCTAGATGTGCTGGCGCAGCACTTGATGGGGATGGCTATCGAGCGCAAGTGGAGCATCGCTGAGGCCTACGATCTTGTTAAGCGTAGCTACTGTTACCGCGATCTTCCCTTCAGCGATTTCTTGAACGTCCTCAGGTACCTCTCAGGCAAGTTTGAGGCGCTTGAGAACCACAAAGTTTACGGGAAGATATGGCTCGATGAGAAAGAGGGGGTTTTTGGGAGAAGAGGCAAGTACGCGCGCGTGATCTACACGCTGAATGTTGGAACGATACCGGACGAAGTGGATGTTAAGGTTTACACGGTTACCGGTAAGTATGTCGGCAATATTGAGGAGGAGTTCTTAGAAAGGCTGGTCCCAGGAGACCGCTTCATACTTGGGGGTAGAGTCTACGAGTTCGTCGAGTCGCGCGGTAGCAAGGCTGTAGTGAAGCCGGCCTTCGATTTGAAACCAACCGTCCCGAGCTGGTTCTCAGAAATGCTGCCCCTCAGCTACGACCTAGCGCTGAAGATAGGGGAGTTCAGAGGGAAGATCTTCAAATGGCTTGAAGAGGGTAAGCCAAAGGAGGAGATAATCTCGTATATTATCAGGAGCTGCCATGCGGATCGTAACGCCGCTGAAGCAATTTACGAGTACTTCTTGGAAATGTATGAATTCCTCAAAGCTCTAGGGGTCAGCGAGTACCCCTCCCACAAGGTGATCCTCACCGAGAGGTACGTGGATGATAGGGGGCGAACTTACCATGTTTTCCACACGCTTTTCGGCCGCAGGACAAATGATGCTCTCTCCCGGGCTCTAGCTTACCTAGCTGCATTAAAGGCTGGTGTAAACGTCGGCGTAGCCGTGCATGACAACGGCTTCGCCCTCATCTATCCTCCGGGTGTGGAGCCCCCCGTCACTCTAAAGAATCTCAGCAGCGATCAACTGGATGCTCTGCTGAAAAGGGCTTTAGCGAACACTGAGCTCTTAAGGAGGAGGTTCAGACACGTAGCATCCAGGGCCTTGATGGTGCTGAGGAATTACAAGGGGCACGAGATCAGCGTTGAGCGGCAACAGCTTAGTGCGCAAACACTATTGAAAGTTGTGATGGAGCTGGGTGAGGAGTTCCCCGTCCTCAAGGAGACCTACCGAGAGATCCTAGAGGATTACATGGACATTGAGCATGCCAAAGAAGTCCTCCGTAATGTGGAAAGCGGTAAGATAAAAGTCGTGGAGCTACCACCCCTGAGTGTACCTTCACCCTTTGCATACAACATCGTGCTTGAAGGGTTGAGCGACGTGGTTCTGATGGAGGACAAGAGAGCCATGATGCTGAAGTTCCGTGAGAAACTCATGAAACTAGTTAGCGCGGCTGCGATGACCAACGACTCGATCAAGGTTAGCAGCGGTGAGCGAGGCCGATTATCTCGCTAA
- a CDS encoding SufD family Fe-S cluster assembly protein → MSMPWSIFESGKSANYLQRNFDIVRLFVAKRLAEKGFILEPLEKAVEREWVRKLLWKALPAREGIVKGAFVYVPPNTQISAPLSMCFVVDRGAQWVHNVLFIGDNSEVTVSTTCLSAGGGEEHQGFTEVYLGRGAKLDYITIHGWSKQTSVVAEVGVVAEEGSTMNELYVTLRTPQALRSFTRIMGGRRANILSSTLYVAGAGNSTLETYVALEEGASAEVLSRIVATRGAIVRQPITVEARGGSARGHIECRGLQLDPSSVIETIPALRSLHGGAQLTHEAAIGKLSQEELEYLMSKGFSEDEAVTLLVRGFLELGIKSLPEALKPQVAATLDLIAKAAKG, encoded by the coding sequence ATGTCGATGCCCTGGTCGATTTTTGAAAGCGGTAAATCGGCAAACTACTTGCAGCGAAACTTTGATATCGTCAGGCTTTTCGTCGCGAAGAGACTAGCTGAAAAAGGTTTTATTCTCGAGCCTCTCGAGAAGGCTGTAGAAAGGGAGTGGGTCAGAAAACTGCTGTGGAAAGCCCTTCCTGCACGAGAGGGGATCGTGAAGGGAGCCTTCGTCTACGTGCCTCCAAACACTCAGATTTCCGCGCCGCTTTCAATGTGCTTCGTAGTGGACAGGGGGGCCCAGTGGGTGCACAACGTCCTGTTCATTGGAGATAACAGCGAGGTGACGGTTTCAACAACCTGCCTCAGTGCTGGTGGGGGCGAGGAGCATCAGGGGTTCACCGAGGTTTACCTCGGCAGAGGGGCTAAGCTCGACTACATCACCATACACGGGTGGAGCAAGCAAACCAGCGTCGTGGCTGAAGTCGGAGTAGTGGCAGAAGAGGGTTCCACAATGAACGAATTATATGTAACTTTGAGAACGCCTCAGGCGTTAAGGAGCTTTACGAGAATCATGGGGGGAAGGAGGGCCAACATACTGAGTTCAACCCTCTATGTGGCTGGTGCTGGAAACTCGACCCTAGAGACGTACGTTGCGCTTGAAGAAGGAGCGTCAGCCGAGGTTCTTTCGAGAATCGTTGCCACGCGGGGGGCTATAGTCAGGCAGCCCATAACGGTTGAGGCACGGGGTGGGAGTGCGAGAGGGCACATCGAGTGCAGGGGACTTCAGCTAGACCCTTCGTCAGTGATAGAAACCATCCCCGCGCTTCGCTCATTGCACGGTGGCGCCCAATTGACGCATGAAGCAGCGATCGGAAAGCTTTCCCAAGAGGAGCTCGAGTACCTAATGTCTAAGGGCTTCTCGGAGGACGAGGCTGTCACACTCCTCGTACGAGGATTCCTCGAGCTTGGGATCAAGAGCCTGCCAGAAGCCTTGAAGCCTCAAGTAGCCGCAACACTAGACTTAATCGCGAAGGCCGCGAAAGGGTAG
- a CDS encoding thioredoxin family protein, with protein sequence MAKLVVYVCREPNHDKLVEMVKDVLDRVKGKKPKLQVVRLKLERSEDFPAYLSQLEELFGGVATAEFRKYRIESLPAIVYNDQLVLQGSVPSLEELEEALAYAGLKFSKKSAVAAQLPVQTQLPYPIQSGMMTGTPAHLATAKSGEETQARRVPQPPPRIKIIDRLSPPIEEAERTVKAEESASSEARISQPTKPQEPLLRPAQKPAPQETQAKAVQLPEKRPPPLRTTPPPPLEKQITEEELLINVPPAAPASLQARRRKLCRDCMFYEPTARRCLLYRAPINDPEKPICA encoded by the coding sequence ATGGCTAAGCTGGTCGTCTACGTTTGCCGGGAGCCGAACCACGATAAGCTAGTCGAAATGGTGAAAGATGTTCTGGATAGGGTTAAAGGCAAGAAGCCGAAACTACAGGTAGTTAGGCTAAAGCTGGAGAGAAGTGAGGATTTCCCCGCTTATCTAAGCCAGCTAGAGGAGCTTTTTGGAGGAGTAGCTACAGCTGAGTTCCGGAAGTACAGGATCGAAAGTTTACCCGCTATCGTTTACAATGATCAACTTGTCCTGCAGGGTAGCGTCCCCTCACTGGAGGAGCTTGAGGAGGCTCTTGCCTACGCGGGTTTGAAATTCTCGAAAAAGAGTGCAGTAGCTGCTCAGCTGCCAGTGCAGACCCAGCTTCCGTATCCAATCCAAAGTGGGATGATGACGGGAACGCCAGCCCATCTCGCTACAGCTAAATCTGGCGAGGAAACGCAAGCTAGGAGAGTACCTCAGCCTCCACCGAGAATCAAAATAATAGACAGGCTTTCTCCGCCAATTGAAGAAGCGGAAAGGACGGTTAAAGCTGAGGAGAGTGCTAGCTCTGAAGCAAGGATCTCACAGCCGACGAAGCCTCAAGAGCCTTTACTGCGTCCCGCTCAGAAGCCTGCCCCGCAAGAAACCCAGGCCAAAGCCGTCCAGCTCCCCGAAAAGCGGCCTCCCCCCTTGAGAACAACACCGCCTCCCCCCTTAGAAAAACAAATTACAGAAGAGGAGTTACTCATAAACGTACCCCCGGCCGCACCCGCGAGCCTCCAAGCGCGAAGAAGGAAACTTTGCAGGGATTGCATGTTCTACGAGCCTACAGCTAGGAGGTGCTTGCTCTATCGCGCCCCCATAAACGATCCTGAGAAACCTATTTGCGCATAG
- a CDS encoding dihydroorotase family protein, with amino-acid sequence MIVQGKGSQSSLDLLVAGKLYIGGELIEAAVGVEGGRVAWVGKPSLAPCAEKRIDAGEGVIVLPGMVDMHVHMRDLNESEKEDWFTGTLSALAGGVTFVADMPNNKPPARTAEVLLAKEAEASKKAVVDYGFYIGLPSSSHVLTHATDFGVVGLKLYPEDLMHENLISALQYAATLDLMVVVHAEDPLFLRATNALGEKSFTAHGRLRPPAAEASAIHLMAHLAQRLGFQLHFTHVSSAEGLKAALRAKLSVGATLDTAVHYLFLSEETATRLGGLAKVNPPLRSRNDVVALRRSLRSGLLDAVVTDHAPHTLEEKLSQDYDAVPPGFPGLELCLPLLLTLIAEGEAPLRALDLYSSRPADLLGVPKGKIEVGRDADLVFVNTKERWTIKGSNLKSKAKYTPFEGFEVRGRIEKVFVRGTLAFDGDELLVSKGFGKRYSSRRRGGALSFP; translated from the coding sequence GTGATAGTGCAGGGAAAAGGATCCCAATCTAGCCTGGATCTACTCGTCGCGGGCAAGTTGTACATTGGCGGAGAGCTGATAGAGGCAGCCGTGGGAGTCGAAGGAGGTAGAGTGGCCTGGGTTGGTAAACCTTCCCTCGCTCCTTGCGCTGAAAAACGCATCGATGCTGGCGAGGGCGTTATCGTGTTACCCGGGATGGTCGATATGCACGTTCACATGAGAGATCTCAACGAATCCGAGAAAGAGGATTGGTTCACCGGTACGCTCTCTGCCCTAGCAGGAGGAGTGACCTTTGTCGCTGACATGCCGAACAATAAGCCTCCCGCGCGCACGGCGGAAGTGCTCCTTGCGAAAGAGGCGGAAGCCTCCAAGAAGGCCGTCGTTGACTACGGTTTTTACATTGGATTGCCGAGCTCGAGCCACGTGCTAACCCATGCCACAGACTTTGGCGTTGTAGGTTTGAAGCTGTACCCGGAGGATCTTATGCATGAAAACTTGATCTCTGCTCTACAGTACGCCGCTACCCTCGACTTAATGGTCGTCGTGCATGCAGAAGACCCTCTCTTCCTGCGAGCAACCAACGCTCTGGGAGAGAAGAGCTTCACCGCTCACGGGAGACTGAGGCCTCCCGCAGCTGAAGCTTCTGCCATACACTTGATGGCTCACTTGGCGCAGCGTCTCGGTTTCCAGCTCCACTTCACACACGTTAGCTCAGCCGAGGGATTGAAAGCAGCGTTAAGGGCTAAGCTCAGCGTTGGTGCCACGCTCGACACAGCGGTGCACTACCTTTTTCTCAGCGAGGAGACCGCGACAAGGCTTGGAGGGTTGGCGAAAGTAAACCCGCCGTTGCGAAGTCGAAACGATGTTGTTGCGTTGCGTAGGTCTCTGAGGTCAGGCCTTCTTGATGCGGTAGTCACCGATCACGCGCCTCACACGCTTGAGGAGAAGCTGAGTCAGGACTACGATGCTGTTCCGCCCGGTTTTCCGGGCCTTGAACTCTGCCTGCCGCTACTCCTAACTTTGATAGCTGAGGGGGAGGCCCCGCTCCGCGCTCTGGATCTGTATTCTAGCCGTCCCGCGGACTTACTAGGTGTACCGAAGGGTAAGATAGAGGTTGGGAGAGACGCGGACCTGGTATTCGTAAATACTAAAGAGAGATGGACGATTAAGGGTTCGAACCTTAAAAGCAAGGCAAAGTACACTCCTTTCGAAGGATTCGAAGTGCGCGGCCGCATCGAAAAGGTGTTCGTTAGAGGGACCTTAGCGTTCGATGGAGATGAGCTTTTGGTTAGTAAAGGTTTCGGGAAAAGATACTCCTCGCGCAGGAGGGGTGGTGCTTTATCGTTCCCGTAG
- a CDS encoding dihydroorotate dehydrogenase codes for MLLAQEGWCFIVPVDLSTRVANLRLKNPIVVASGVLGVSLGLMRRAEEAGAAAITLKTVTLEAREGYINPVVYDLGYGVVNSMGLPNPGAREMGLLVKEAKRLIKVPLIASIGASSPEEAEKIAENLTLADALEVNASCPHVKGLGAELMSDPEALAGVTAALKSFGLPVFVKLSAHGDWLKVASRALDAGADGFVAINTLKAMVIDVRAKCPVLGGIYGGLSGSAIHPVAVRVVYELHREFPGVPLVGVGGVETWLQAVELLLAGASAVGIATVLRRGFQVISEIVEGIRDYLAREGFTSVSEIIGLAHRC; via the coding sequence ATACTCCTCGCGCAGGAGGGGTGGTGCTTTATCGTTCCCGTAGACCTTAGCACGAGGGTAGCTAATCTTCGGCTCAAGAATCCCATCGTAGTAGCATCAGGCGTGCTGGGTGTAAGCCTAGGACTCATGAGGAGGGCTGAAGAAGCCGGCGCAGCCGCGATTACGCTCAAAACCGTAACGCTTGAAGCCAGGGAAGGCTACATCAACCCTGTTGTGTACGACCTCGGTTACGGCGTTGTAAACTCGATGGGTCTACCCAACCCTGGGGCAAGGGAGATGGGGCTCCTCGTCAAAGAGGCTAAAAGGTTGATCAAGGTTCCTCTCATAGCCAGCATCGGGGCATCGTCGCCTGAAGAGGCGGAGAAGATCGCAGAGAACCTGACGCTAGCTGACGCCCTAGAGGTGAATGCAAGCTGCCCCCACGTCAAGGGCTTGGGCGCAGAACTGATGTCAGATCCCGAGGCTTTAGCGGGCGTAACGGCAGCCTTGAAAAGCTTTGGACTCCCCGTCTTTGTAAAGCTCTCAGCCCACGGAGACTGGCTTAAAGTAGCCAGTAGAGCCCTGGATGCCGGGGCAGATGGTTTCGTGGCAATCAACACGCTAAAGGCAATGGTGATAGACGTTAGAGCAAAGTGCCCAGTATTAGGCGGAATCTACGGAGGGCTTTCGGGATCCGCCATCCACCCAGTGGCGGTTCGCGTTGTCTACGAGCTTCACCGCGAATTCCCGGGTGTACCCCTTGTAGGCGTTGGCGGAGTCGAAACGTGGCTCCAAGCTGTTGAGCTGCTCCTTGCAGGAGCCTCGGCCGTGGGCATTGCTACGGTATTGCGAAGGGGTTTCCAAGTGATTAGCGAGATCGTGGAGGGGATTCGCGATTACCTGGCCAGGGAAGGGTTCACCAGCGTTAGCGAGATAATCGGCCTCGCTCACCGCTGCTAA
- a CDS encoding ABC transporter ATP-binding protein: MTLLKLEDLHVEIEHKEVVKGVSLEVEAGEIHLLFGPNGSGKSTLLRAVMGLPSCTISKGRVIFGGRDITTLKAYERALLGIALMHQNPRPLSVKLRQMVVELSRKFGSDPELIRDLNLDGLMDRELHKGFSGGELKRAELALVLLQRPKLALLDEPDSGVDLESLRLVGRIINEMADRGVAVLLVTHTGAVAEHLRNVAATHVLVNGRIVASGELPSILRTIRHKGYSAFEG, from the coding sequence ATGACACTGTTGAAGCTCGAAGATCTCCACGTGGAGATCGAGCATAAGGAAGTTGTAAAGGGGGTCAGCTTAGAAGTAGAAGCGGGAGAAATACATCTGCTTTTCGGCCCTAACGGTAGCGGTAAGAGCACGCTTCTAAGAGCCGTGATGGGGTTGCCCAGCTGCACTATATCGAAGGGCAGGGTGATTTTCGGGGGGCGCGACATCACTACGTTAAAGGCCTATGAAAGAGCTTTACTCGGTATTGCATTGATGCACCAGAATCCGAGGCCTCTTAGCGTCAAGCTGCGGCAAATGGTGGTAGAGCTCAGCAGGAAATTCGGCAGCGATCCGGAGCTGATCAGGGATCTTAACTTGGACGGTCTCATGGATCGGGAGTTGCACAAGGGGTTCAGCGGCGGTGAGCTTAAGCGAGCCGAGCTGGCTCTCGTCCTCCTCCAGAGGCCCAAACTCGCCCTTCTAGACGAGCCCGACAGCGGCGTTGATCTCGAGAGCTTGAGGTTGGTGGGGAGAATCATCAATGAGATGGCAGATCGTGGCGTAGCTGTGCTACTCGTCACGCACACCGGAGCGGTAGCCGAACATTTGCGAAACGTCGCCGCAACGCACGTTCTGGTTAACGGAAGAATCGTAGCGTCGGGTGAGCTACCAAGCATCCTGAGAACTATTAGGCACAAGGGTTACAGCGCTTTCGAGGGGTGA